A part of Variovorax sp. HW608 genomic DNA contains:
- a CDS encoding DUF1329 domain-containing protein, which produces MIHKQKHKRAARIAAAAILSAAAAVSVQAAVSGDEAARLKTELTPLGAEKAGNKDGSIPAWSGGYTTPIPGFKNGGKRGDPFAADKPLYSVNAKNMDSYADKLTDGVKAMLKKYPDSFRVDVYPARRTAVAPQWVLDNTYKNATNAKLNGNALEGAYGGIPFPIPKSGAEAMWNHVLRWRGESWHVAVKGIQTTADGSHVMTGELSGDFQMPYYFKDGSLDKFNGEHWMIRLLSSGPPIRAGEAITGRQNLDPDKTQVWVYIPGQRRVRKVPNACCDTPTQASAGVATFDQTDVFDGRLDRFDWKIVGKKEMLIPYNGNKLLQPKESEVLMAHHLNPEHMRWELHRVWVIEATVAQGKRHVSPKRRYYLDEDTWIAVLADHWDANGQLWQMGFANPIVMPDLPGTTSPQQFGFYDLVSGAWYFDSALNDAPEQFKLMPRYPDTRFTADALVGDGVR; this is translated from the coding sequence ATGATTCACAAGCAGAAGCACAAGCGCGCGGCGCGCATTGCGGCGGCCGCGATCCTGTCGGCTGCCGCGGCGGTATCCGTCCAGGCGGCGGTCTCGGGCGACGAAGCGGCCAGGCTCAAGACCGAACTGACCCCGCTGGGCGCAGAGAAGGCCGGCAACAAGGACGGCAGCATCCCGGCCTGGAGCGGGGGCTACACCACGCCGATCCCCGGCTTCAAGAACGGCGGCAAGCGCGGCGACCCGTTTGCCGCCGACAAGCCGCTGTACTCGGTGAATGCGAAGAACATGGACTCTTACGCCGACAAGCTCACCGACGGCGTCAAGGCGATGCTCAAGAAGTACCCGGACAGCTTCCGCGTCGACGTCTATCCGGCGCGGCGCACCGCGGTGGCGCCGCAATGGGTGCTGGACAACACGTACAAGAATGCCACCAACGCCAAGCTCAACGGCAATGCGCTCGAGGGCGCGTACGGCGGCATTCCGTTTCCGATCCCGAAGAGCGGCGCCGAGGCCATGTGGAACCACGTGCTGCGCTGGCGCGGCGAGTCCTGGCACGTGGCGGTCAAGGGCATCCAGACCACCGCCGACGGCAGCCACGTGATGACCGGCGAGCTGTCGGGCGACTTTCAGATGCCCTACTACTTCAAGGACGGATCGCTCGACAAGTTCAACGGCGAGCACTGGATGATCCGGCTCCTGAGCTCCGGCCCGCCGATCCGCGCCGGCGAGGCCATCACCGGGCGCCAGAACCTGGATCCGGACAAGACCCAGGTCTGGGTCTACATCCCCGGGCAGCGCCGCGTGCGCAAGGTTCCCAACGCCTGCTGCGACACGCCGACCCAGGCCTCGGCCGGCGTGGCGACCTTCGACCAGACCGACGTGTTCGACGGGCGCCTCGACCGCTTCGACTGGAAGATCGTCGGCAAGAAGGAAATGCTGATCCCCTACAACGGCAACAAGCTGCTGCAACCCAAGGAATCGGAGGTGCTGATGGCGCACCATCTCAATCCCGAGCACATGCGCTGGGAGCTGCACCGGGTGTGGGTGATCGAGGCCACGGTCGCGCAAGGCAAGCGGCATGTGTCCCCCAAGCGCCGCTACTACCTCGACGAGGACACCTGGATCGCCGTGCTTGCCGATCACTGGGATGCCAATGGCCAGCTCTGGCAGATGGGCTTCGCCAACCCGATCGTGATGCCCGACCTGCCCGGCACGACCTCGCCGCAGCAGTTCGGCTTCTACGACCTGGTCTCCGGCGCCTGGTACTTCGACAGCGCACTCAACGACGCGCCCGAGCAATTCAAGCTGATGCCGCGCTACCCCGACACCCGGTTCACGGCGGATGCCCTGGTCGGCGACGGCGTGCGCTGA
- a CDS encoding DUF1302 domain-containing protein: MTRLSAFRPPEARRRNGKDAAPAFAALTAAALLAAASPAAWAFELETDNPDLKMRLDTTVKYSNAFRLKSASPALISDPSTNPNSSLYFPNMDDGDRNFNRGLISNRLDLLGEFDLSYKDFGGRVSVAAWGDSVYHRGTANTSPQTSNSVPYNRFTSATSQLHGGDAEVLDAFVFGKTDLGSMPLSVKLGRFNQLYGESFMMGFNGMAAAAGAVDVIKAASVPNSLFKEFMRPTPQISGQLQINSDVTVGGYYMLGWEPDRLPATGSYFSNVDFLGTGATRLIVGSSPLGNVGFYRQADMEAKSSGQGGAQIKWHVGEVDYGLYAARWNEHGPQLYLHPYTTIAPLANINGLGLQVGTYQWVYHEGVKAVGGSFSTTVGNVNLAGEASVRYNASLDSDAQVDLTGRGNNSDNPLYAVGKTAHAQLSWIAALGPSFLSREADFVGELAWNRVLSVTKNLSALNPNATRDAANVRTVFEPKYRQVLPGLDFSVPVGLGWGLMGNSAAVGAFLGKDTGDLSIGLNGTYLGVWNFALNYTHYLGKAGTFLIADASGNYHRSFLQSNADRDFISFNVRRTF, translated from the coding sequence GTGACACGCCTATCCGCCTTCCGCCCGCCCGAGGCACGCCGCCGAAACGGCAAAGACGCCGCCCCCGCATTCGCCGCCCTGACCGCAGCCGCCCTGCTGGCCGCTGCCAGTCCGGCGGCCTGGGCCTTCGAACTGGAGACCGACAACCCCGATCTCAAGATGCGGCTCGACACGACCGTCAAGTACAGCAATGCGTTTCGCCTGAAGTCGGCGTCGCCGGCATTGATCTCCGACCCGAGCACCAATCCCAACTCGTCGCTGTACTTCCCCAACATGGACGACGGCGATCGCAATTTCAATCGGGGGCTGATCTCGAACCGGCTCGACCTGCTGGGCGAATTCGACCTCAGCTACAAGGATTTCGGCGGCCGAGTCAGCGTGGCGGCCTGGGGCGACAGCGTCTACCACCGCGGAACTGCCAACACCTCGCCGCAGACTTCCAATTCGGTGCCCTACAACAGGTTCACGTCGGCGACGAGCCAGTTGCACGGCGGCGATGCCGAAGTCCTGGACGCCTTCGTCTTCGGCAAGACCGATCTGGGGAGCATGCCGCTGTCCGTCAAGCTGGGCCGCTTCAACCAGCTGTACGGCGAGAGCTTCATGATGGGTTTCAACGGCATGGCCGCCGCCGCGGGCGCCGTCGACGTGATCAAGGCCGCGTCGGTGCCGAACTCGCTGTTCAAGGAATTCATGCGCCCGACCCCTCAGATTTCGGGGCAGCTGCAGATCAACTCGGACGTCACTGTCGGCGGTTACTACATGCTGGGCTGGGAGCCCGATCGCCTGCCGGCCACCGGCAGCTACTTCTCGAACGTGGACTTTCTCGGCACCGGCGCGACGCGCTTGATCGTCGGGTCCTCGCCGCTGGGCAATGTCGGCTTCTATCGCCAGGCCGACATGGAGGCCAAGTCCTCGGGCCAGGGCGGGGCGCAGATCAAATGGCATGTCGGCGAGGTCGACTACGGTCTCTATGCCGCGCGCTGGAACGAACACGGCCCGCAGCTGTACCTGCACCCCTACACGACGATCGCGCCTTTGGCGAACATCAACGGCCTGGGCCTGCAGGTGGGCACCTACCAGTGGGTCTATCACGAAGGCGTGAAGGCGGTGGGCGGCAGCTTCAGCACCACGGTCGGAAACGTCAACCTCGCGGGCGAGGCTTCGGTTCGCTACAACGCGTCGCTCGACAGCGACGCCCAGGTCGATCTCACCGGCCGCGGCAACAACAGCGACAACCCCCTCTACGCAGTCGGCAAGACCGCGCATGCGCAGCTGTCGTGGATCGCCGCACTCGGCCCGAGCTTTCTTTCGAGGGAGGCCGATTTCGTCGGCGAACTGGCCTGGAACCGGGTGCTCTCCGTGACCAAGAACCTCTCCGCGCTCAATCCCAATGCAACGCGCGATGCGGCCAACGTGCGCACTGTCTTCGAGCCCAAGTACCGGCAGGTGCTTCCGGGGCTCGATTTCTCGGTGCCGGTCGGTTTGGGCTGGGGGCTCATGGGCAACTCGGCTGCGGTCGGCGCCTTCCTCGGGAAGGACACGGGCGACCTCAGCATCGGCTTGAACGGGACCTACCTCGGGGTCTGGAACTTCGCACTCAACTACACCCATTACCTCGGCAAGGCCGGGACCTTCCTGATCGCCGATGCCAGCGGCAACTACCACCGTTCGTTCCTGCAATCGAATGCCGACCGGGACTTCATTTCTTTCAACGTACGGCGCACGTTCTGA
- a CDS encoding LysR family transcriptional regulator, which yields MRLGHFDLNLFLALDALLETRNVTRASERLHIGASATSSALGRLREQFGDELLVQIGRRMELTPLAQDLREPVRDIILRSRAALAAKAEFDPASERRRFVFNASDYATTVLLTPLAQRLETEAPGISIDVVGLGDSNVERLERGDVDIAIYPERNASAQHPMEALLEESYRCVVWSGNHLQGDSVSFDDYMAARHVAAQFGDRRIPSFESWFLSTHGVMRNVVVTASTFNALPLLVVGTQRIATIHTRLALMYSRLLPLRLLTPAFEIPRLDLVMQWNPHNNLDAAHAWLRRRLKALANEVGEGSPLAVQPGGCSGSSYPN from the coding sequence ATGCGACTCGGCCACTTCGATCTCAATCTCTTCCTTGCGCTCGATGCGCTGCTGGAAACCCGCAACGTCACGCGTGCCAGCGAGCGCCTCCACATCGGCGCCTCCGCCACCAGCAGCGCGCTCGGGCGCCTGCGCGAGCAGTTCGGCGACGAGTTGCTGGTGCAGATCGGCCGGCGGATGGAGCTGACGCCGCTGGCCCAGGACCTGCGCGAGCCGGTGCGCGACATCATCCTGCGCTCGCGCGCAGCGCTGGCGGCCAAGGCCGAGTTCGACCCGGCGAGCGAGCGCCGCCGCTTCGTCTTCAATGCCTCGGACTACGCGACGACGGTGCTGCTGACGCCGCTGGCGCAGCGCCTGGAAACGGAGGCGCCGGGCATCTCGATCGACGTGGTCGGCCTCGGCGACAGCAACGTCGAGCGGCTGGAACGCGGCGACGTGGACATCGCGATCTACCCCGAGCGCAACGCCAGTGCGCAACACCCGATGGAGGCACTGCTCGAGGAAAGCTACCGCTGCGTCGTGTGGTCCGGCAATCACCTGCAGGGCGACTCGGTGAGCTTCGACGACTACATGGCCGCGCGCCACGTGGCGGCGCAGTTCGGCGACCGGCGGATCCCGAGTTTCGAAAGCTGGTTCCTGTCCACGCACGGGGTGATGAGGAACGTCGTCGTGACGGCCAGCACGTTCAACGCGCTGCCCTTGCTGGTCGTGGGCACCCAGCGCATCGCCACGATCCATACGCGCCTGGCGCTCATGTATTCGCGCCTGCTGCCGCTGCGCCTGCTGACGCCTGCCTTCGAGATCCCCAGACTGGATCTCGTGATGCAGTGGAATCCGCACAACAACCTCGACGCGGCGCACGCCTGGCTGCGCCGGCGGTTGAAGGCATTGGCCAACGAGGTTGGGGAGGGTTCACCCCTCGCAGTTCAGCCGGGAGGATGCTCCGGCAGTTCGTACCCCAACTGA
- a CDS encoding type II toxin-antitoxin system Phd/YefM family antitoxin: protein MALRASDIVPISEARARLTELAEDVVGSGSEKVLTKNGASYVALVDARRLDYYHALEAEHANLVLAEDAIRGLRQALAGQFVSDEELDQALGVASKS from the coding sequence ATGGCCTTGAGAGCATCGGACATCGTTCCAATCAGCGAAGCGCGCGCTCGGCTCACGGAGTTGGCCGAAGACGTGGTGGGGAGCGGCTCCGAGAAGGTGCTGACCAAGAACGGTGCGAGTTACGTGGCCTTGGTGGATGCGCGCCGGCTGGACTACTACCACGCGCTGGAGGCGGAGCACGCCAACCTGGTGCTGGCTGAAGATGCAATCAGGGGCCTACGGCAGGCCTTGGCTGGGCAGTTCGTATCTGATGAGGAACTGGACCAGGCTCTGGGCGTCGCCTCGAAGTCGTGA